In a genomic window of Styela clava chromosome 11, kaStyClav1.hap1.2, whole genome shotgun sequence:
- the LOC120348023 gene encoding mothers against decapentaplegic homolog 3-like, whose amino-acid sequence MLPFTTVPNIIAKLAAARKDDGNEVDKKFVEKSIKFLVNKFKSKSTGLNDLKTAVLQQTPNTGCVVISKSDWKMFVRTKNESTNLNGSYSSGADISSKKLHPNVWFCSLWRWPDLTSQIELSFIPTCMHSHKNDEVCVQPYHYNRVEAPVLPPVMVPKAGEPLPSRDMLAPITIEGGSVPGNATFDDRVELHNFPLPETPPPGYMSEDSEAADQDHSMNSPDSQHYNSDSEMAIQTGLSSPVIDAQPVAYREPPFWCSISYYEMNQRVGETFHASQPSLTVDGFTDPSNSERFCLGLLSNIHRIHQIEQTRRHVGKGVRFYYIGGEVFAECLSESSIFVQSPNCNKRYGWHPATVVKIPPGCNLKIFNNQEFAALLSQSVNQGFEAVYQLTRMCTIRMSFVKGWGAEYRRQTVTSTPCWIELHLNGPLQWLDKVLTQMGSPRTPCSSMS is encoded by the exons ATGCTACCATTTACAACTGTTCCGAACATTATTGCGAAACTTGCTGCTGCACGAAAGGATGATGGTAATGAAGTTgacaagaaatttgttgaaaaaagtATCAAGTTTTTGGTAAACAAGTTTAAATCAAAATCTACTGGGCTGAATGATTTAAAGACAGCGGTTCTGCAGCAGACACCGAACACGGGCTGTGTTGTTATATCCAA GTCCGACTGGAAGATGTTTGTTAGAACTAAAAATGAATCAACAAACTTAAATGGAAG TTACAGCAGTGGAGCTGATATATCATCGAAAAAGCTTCACCCTAATGTTTGGTTCTGTAGTTTATGGAGATGGCCTGATTTGACATCGCAAATTGAATTGTCTTTTATACCTACCTGCATGCACAGTCATAAAAATGATGAAGTCTGTGTTCAACCATATCACTACAACAGAGTTGAAGCTCCAG taCTTCCACCAGTGATGGTACCCAAAGCAGGAGAACCTTTACCATCCAGGGATATGTTGGCACCAATTACCATTGAAGGTGGATCTGTACCAGGAAATGCGACCTTCGATGATAGAGTGGAGCTTCATAACTTTCCATTGCCAG AGACTCCACCGCCAGGATACATGAGTGAAGATAGTGAGGCAGCAGATCAAGATCATTCTATGAATAGTCCTGATTCCCAGCATTACAATTCTG attctGAAATGGCAATTCAAACAGGACTGTCTTCACCAGTGATAG ATGCTCAGCCTGTTGCTTATCGTGAACCACCATTCTGGTGTTCAATCTCTTATTACGAAATGAATCAAAGAGTCGGAGAAACATTTCATGCTTCACAACCATCTCTCACAGTTGACGGTTTCACAGATCCGTCTAATTCCGAAAGATTTTGTCTTGGACTTCTCTCTAATATACACCGCATACATCAAATAGAACAGACAAGGAGACACGTTG GTAAAGGAGTAAGATTTTACTACATCGGTGGTGAAGTGTTTGCAGAATGTCTCAGTGAAAGTTCGATATTCGTACAAAGTCCAAACTGCAATAAAAGATATGGATGGCATCCTGCCACTGTAGTTAAGATTCCCCCTG GCTGCAATcttaaaatattcaacaatCAAGAATTTGCTGCTCTTCTTTCTCAATCTGTCAACCAGGGATTTGAAGCAGTTTATCAACTGACTAGAATGTGCACGATTCGCATGAGTTTTGTTAAAGGATGGGGAGCCGAATACAG